From Leptotrichia wadei, one genomic window encodes:
- a CDS encoding DEAD/DEAH box helicase: MGQKSISLELKKQITPSIFVIGQEYYNESLGNITALFADGNFMTVEGEYKENSLCKTSITVEQKKGEFIEANCDCMFFKNNKKNCCKHVVTLGMMADHSEKISKVIGTDEIEMMFEDDFEEDNKKLAQIKEERKKEKEKAAKSVKRKETEDDGKNKSRQRVKLREEKLNAASFAKSEGTSVEADNLVNNENLENIDLKNKNEKVSFEVFGEDGEKAGNVEFLEKNGTADLQEMENNEEILENVENISEKINEIYNLHLESENIDDEEKQEMRLEVEIDEGSYSDYKYGYDYNQENNVPDYILRIKAGFKKIYYVKDILKFIEAIVKEKEYEVTSKITYSPKNCFFNETNQKIINAIYEYSKEIQSVINSGIKDKKGLKVYEMLLNKLLTAMEKGKNLVLLGETKQIMNSYEPLFVVENDRIAMRNIEKISENSPFYTFANDTTKVFKMDENEERFFGKFDFLDTELFNQLSDEDNRKLCAVLGYENVNIAEYVEEDGCIDIFVSETDEKEVVKVNLSNTVCAIEKNGKYFIPRKNAKIFEELKKLVEGYSITNVEMIEGTYNVNYEGLGKISEYIDKKYADRVKIHLENKIKNARNIDVHIGIKKVENNFLNVSFDIEGIKTEDVEIVMEAIKNEQKYITLSSGELVKIANKSIEELVGIVDSISNLKVGENKISKIKALQLAQISKNIQEDLVKIDEFKDLFHKIKNREEIEPNNIKVNLFPYQKLGFNWLKNMYDIGFGGILADDMGLGKTLQTISLLNEIYQENRNFTALIIVPSSLLYNWKEEIIKFTGITPTLVEGTASQRREIISRGSKGFLITTYQALRNDIEEYKNREFDVVVLDEAQNIKTTTSQIKKAVMKINSKVNFALTGTPVENNILELWSIFDFVIPGYLDNLTKFKKTYKEAIVNPNSSKINNLREIIAPFLLRRTKKEVLTELPDKIESNMVVTLSTEQKQLYMSYIKQAKSEMKKFNENDNNRMKILAILTKLRQICNSPTLFKEDYKGEVAKLEVLRDILPDITENGHRLLIFSQFVGTLKEIEKELADMGIEYFYIDGNVKSKERVDICNKFNAGERQVVLISLKAGGTGLNLVGADVVIHYDPWWNIAVENQASDRAYRIGQKKSVQVIKLVTEGTIEEKIIKIQEGKRQLSENLLESKDGEKVLFEMSDKELMELLS, from the coding sequence ATGGGACAAAAGAGTATTTCATTAGAATTAAAAAAACAAATTACACCGAGTATTTTTGTAATTGGGCAGGAATATTACAATGAAAGTCTGGGAAATATAACTGCACTTTTTGCTGACGGGAATTTTATGACAGTGGAAGGAGAATATAAGGAAAATAGTTTGTGCAAGACTTCTATTACAGTTGAACAGAAAAAAGGTGAATTTATAGAGGCAAACTGCGACTGTATGTTTTTTAAAAATAATAAAAAGAATTGCTGTAAACATGTTGTGACACTTGGGATGATGGCAGATCATTCAGAAAAGATTTCAAAGGTTATTGGGACTGATGAGATTGAAATGATGTTTGAGGATGATTTTGAAGAGGATAATAAAAAACTGGCTCAAATCAAGGAAGAACGGAAAAAAGAAAAGGAAAAGGCTGCAAAGAGTGTTAAAAGGAAGGAAACTGAAGACGATGGAAAAAATAAATCACGTCAGAGAGTTAAACTTCGGGAAGAAAAACTTAATGCGGCAAGTTTTGCTAAATCAGAAGGAACTTCTGTGGAGGCGGATAATCTTGTTAATAATGAAAATTTGGAAAATATTGATTTAAAAAATAAAAATGAGAAAGTTAGTTTTGAAGTTTTTGGAGAAGATGGAGAAAAGGCTGGGAATGTTGAGTTTTTAGAGAAAAATGGAACGGCTGATCTTCAAGAGATGGAAAATAATGAGGAAATATTGGAAAATGTGGAAAATATTTCTGAAAAGATTAACGAAATTTATAATCTTCATCTGGAAAGTGAAAATATAGATGATGAGGAAAAGCAGGAAATGCGGCTTGAAGTGGAAATTGATGAAGGAAGTTACAGCGATTATAAATATGGGTATGACTATAATCAGGAAAATAATGTGCCAGATTATATTTTGCGGATAAAGGCAGGATTTAAGAAAATATATTATGTGAAGGATATTTTGAAATTTATTGAGGCTATTGTGAAGGAAAAAGAGTATGAAGTTACTTCTAAAATTACATATAGTCCGAAAAACTGCTTTTTCAATGAAACTAACCAGAAAATAATCAATGCGATTTATGAATACAGCAAAGAGATTCAAAGTGTAATAAACAGCGGAATCAAAGATAAAAAAGGCTTAAAAGTCTATGAAATGCTTTTAAATAAGCTGCTTACGGCTATGGAAAAGGGGAAAAATCTGGTTTTATTGGGAGAAACTAAACAGATAATGAATAGTTACGAGCCTTTGTTTGTTGTAGAAAATGACAGAATTGCAATGAGAAATATTGAAAAAATTTCTGAAAACAGTCCGTTTTATACATTTGCAAATGATACGACAAAAGTTTTTAAAATGGATGAAAATGAAGAAAGATTTTTTGGAAAATTTGATTTTCTGGATACAGAGCTGTTTAATCAGCTTTCAGATGAGGACAATAGAAAATTATGTGCAGTTTTAGGATATGAGAATGTTAATATTGCAGAATATGTTGAAGAGGACGGATGTATTGATATATTTGTATCGGAAACTGATGAGAAGGAAGTTGTAAAGGTAAATTTATCAAATACTGTTTGTGCAATAGAGAAAAATGGGAAATATTTTATTCCTAGAAAAAATGCGAAAATATTTGAAGAGTTGAAAAAACTTGTGGAAGGTTATTCGATTACAAATGTGGAAATGATTGAAGGAACTTATAATGTAAATTATGAAGGACTGGGGAAAATTTCAGAGTATATTGATAAAAAATATGCAGATAGAGTGAAAATTCATTTGGAAAATAAAATAAAAAATGCACGAAATATTGATGTTCATATTGGAATAAAAAAAGTTGAAAATAATTTCTTGAATGTCAGTTTTGATATTGAAGGAATAAAGACTGAAGATGTGGAAATTGTAATGGAAGCTATAAAAAATGAACAGAAGTACATAACTCTTTCAAGCGGGGAACTGGTAAAAATTGCCAATAAAAGTATTGAGGAATTAGTTGGAATTGTGGATTCTATTTCTAATTTGAAGGTTGGAGAAAATAAGATTTCCAAAATAAAGGCTCTTCAGCTTGCTCAAATTTCTAAAAATATTCAGGAAGATCTTGTAAAAATAGATGAATTTAAGGATTTGTTCCATAAAATAAAAAATCGTGAAGAAATTGAGCCAAATAATATAAAGGTAAATTTATTTCCTTATCAAAAATTAGGATTTAACTGGCTGAAGAATATGTATGACATTGGATTTGGAGGGATTCTTGCTGATGATATGGGGCTTGGTAAGACTTTGCAGACAATTTCGCTATTAAATGAAATCTATCAGGAAAATCGAAATTTCACTGCATTAATTATTGTGCCAAGTTCACTGCTTTATAACTGGAAGGAAGAAATTATTAAGTTTACTGGAATAACTCCAACTTTAGTTGAGGGAACAGCGAGTCAAAGAAGAGAAATTATTTCAAGAGGATCGAAGGGATTCCTTATAACAACTTATCAAGCATTGAGAAATGATATTGAAGAATATAAAAATAGGGAATTTGATGTGGTAGTGCTGGATGAGGCTCAAAATATAAAAACAACAACTTCTCAAATAAAGAAGGCTGTTATGAAAATTAACAGTAAAGTAAATTTTGCATTGACAGGAACACCAGTTGAAAACAACATTTTGGAATTATGGTCAATTTTTGACTTCGTAATACCTGGCTATCTTGATAACTTGACAAAATTTAAGAAAACTTATAAGGAAGCCATCGTAAATCCAAATTCTTCTAAAATAAACAATTTGCGTGAAATTATTGCTCCATTTCTACTAAGAAGGACAAAAAAGGAAGTGCTGACTGAATTGCCTGATAAAATTGAATCGAATATGGTTGTAACGCTAAGTACAGAGCAGAAACAATTGTATATGTCTTATATTAAGCAGGCTAAGAGTGAAATGAAGAAATTTAACGAAAATGATAATAATCGAATGAAAATACTTGCAATTTTGACAAAACTGCGTCAAATTTGTAATTCTCCAACTTTATTTAAGGAGGACTATAAGGGGGAAGTTGCAAAACTGGAAGTGTTACGTGATATTTTGCCAGATATAACTGAAAATGGGCATAGATTATTGATATTTTCACAGTTTGTCGGTACTTTGAAGGAAATTGAGAAGGAACTTGCAGATATGGGAATTGAGTATTTTTATATTGATGGAAATGTGAAATCTAAAGAAAGAGTTGACATTTGTAATAAATTTAATGCTGGAGAGCGGCAAGTGGTGCTGATTTCGTTAAAGGCAGGTGGAACTGGACTAAATCTTGTCGGGGCAGATGTTGTAATTCATTATGATCCTTGGTGGAATATCGCTGTGGAAAATCAGGCGAGTGACAGGGCGTATAGAATTGGACAGAAAAAAAGTGTGCAGGTTATAAAACTTGTGACAGAAGGTACGATTGAAGAAAAAATTATAAAAATTCAGGAAGGCAAGCGTCAATTGAGTGAAAATCTGCTGGAAAGCAAAGATGGGGAAAAGGTTCTGTTTGAAATGAGTGACAAGGAATTGATGGAACTTTTAAGTTAA
- a CDS encoding GNAT family N-acetyltransferase gives MGNIVNELVKIHNENFKNKVGDKYFSEMMLGEQYEIYCLFNFGEENIFVKKLENESGKENKNLGENQKGEINFDKNRENEKNVLGYIVFYGTIESTDIFEIAIKKEYQGRGFGERLMTESMEKLVEDRKNLEGNNIWENEGTDFSENKFLLEVNEKNARALKLYKKIGFEKISIRKNYYGKDENAVIMVKCY, from the coding sequence ATGGGAAATATTGTCAATGAATTGGTAAAAATTCATAATGAAAACTTTAAAAATAAAGTTGGAGATAAATATTTTTCTGAAATGATGTTAGGTGAGCAGTATGAAATATACTGCTTATTTAATTTTGGAGAGGAAAATATTTTTGTAAAAAAGTTAGAAAATGAGAGTGGAAAAGAAAATAAAAATTTGGGAGAAAATCAAAAAGGGGAAATAAATTTTGATAAAAATAGGGAAAATGAAAAAAATGTGTTGGGATATATTGTATTTTATGGTACAATAGAGAGCACGGATATTTTTGAGATAGCGATAAAAAAAGAATATCAAGGGCGAGGTTTTGGTGAAAGGCTGATGACTGAAAGTATGGAAAAATTGGTAGAAGATAGGAAAAATTTGGAAGGAAATAATATTTGGGAAAATGAGGGGACAGATTTTTCTGAAAATAAATTTTTGCTGGAGGTTAATGAAAAAAATGCAAGGGCACTGAAACTTTATAAAAAAATTGGATTTGAGAAAATTTCCATAAGGAAAAATTACTATGGGAAAGATGAGAATGCAGTAATAATGGTAAAATGTTATTAA
- the pdxS gene encoding pyridoxal 5'-phosphate synthase lyase subunit PdxS: MKNERYELNKNLAQMLKGGVIMDVSTPEQAKIAEAAGAAAVMALERIPADIRAVGGVSRMSDPKMIKGIQEVVSIPVMAKVRIGHFVEAQILEAIEIDYIDESEVLSPADDKFHVDKKKFKVPFVCGAKDLGEALRRIAEGASMIRTKGEPGTGDVVQAVRHMRMMNQEIRRIQNMREDELYFTAKELQVPFDLVKYVHENGKLPVVNFAAGGVATPADAALMMQLGAEGVFVGSGIFKSGDPVKRAQAIVKAVTNYNDPKVLAEISEDLGEAMVGINENEIKLLMAERGK; encoded by the coding sequence ATGAAAAACGAAAGATACGAATTGAACAAAAATTTGGCACAAATGTTAAAAGGTGGAGTTATAATGGATGTTTCCACTCCTGAACAGGCAAAAATAGCTGAAGCGGCTGGAGCGGCGGCGGTTATGGCACTTGAAAGAATTCCGGCTGACATCAGAGCTGTGGGTGGAGTTTCAAGAATGAGTGACCCTAAGATGATTAAAGGTATTCAGGAAGTTGTTTCAATTCCAGTAATGGCAAAAGTTAGAATTGGACATTTTGTAGAAGCGCAAATTTTAGAAGCGATAGAAATTGACTATATAGATGAAAGTGAAGTATTGTCACCTGCCGATGATAAATTTCATGTAGATAAGAAAAAATTTAAAGTTCCTTTTGTTTGTGGAGCAAAAGATTTGGGAGAAGCTCTTAGAAGAATAGCTGAAGGAGCTTCAATGATAAGAACTAAAGGTGAGCCAGGAACTGGGGATGTTGTACAGGCGGTAAGACATATGAGAATGATGAATCAGGAAATAAGAAGAATACAAAATATGAGAGAAGATGAGCTTTATTTTACAGCTAAAGAATTGCAAGTTCCTTTTGATTTAGTAAAATATGTTCACGAAAATGGTAAATTGCCAGTGGTGAATTTTGCAGCAGGTGGTGTTGCGACTCCTGCAGATGCTGCATTAATGATGCAGCTTGGAGCTGAAGGCGTATTTGTCGGATCAGGAATATTCAAATCAGGAGATCCTGTAAAAAGAGCACAGGCGATAGTTAAGGCTGTCACTAACTACAACGATCCAAAAGTGTTAGCTGAAATTTCTGAAGATTTGGGAGAAGCTATGGTTGGAATCAATGAAAATGAAATTAAGTTACTTATGGCTGAAAGAGGTAAATAA